TTTTTAGAAGCAGGATCAAAGGTAAATTCAGAATTTCCTAAAGACAACTTATTCTCTATTAACTCTAATGCAACTTTCTCAGAATCTAAAGAAAGCTCATTGACAACATCTTTCGTGATTCTTTTGTCAGCAAGAAATGAATTTGCTCTTTGGATCATCTGGTTAATAATCTCAAGCTGCGCGTTTGTTATGCTATTTGAAATAATCGATTCATTTGTATTACGATCTTGCTTAACACTTTGGTCAAAATAAGGAAAAATATTGTCAATCGTAAGATGCAATTTTTTTGCAATCTTATCTTTAGACCTTATATAGCCTTCTCCAACACTATAATTTTGTCTGATTTTTTCTGTTAGTTGTGATTTAAATGAGTCATTTAATGTAAATGATTCATTATTTTTGATCCTGGCCATTGGATAACCCAAAGTAATTAATTACTTAATAATTTGCAAATTTAATATTAACTAATTATATCATATATTCTCTTAAAAAACAATCAATTTAAGAAGAATAACTTAACAAAACAACCAAATTATTCATTTAACAATGATATTGCTTTAAAAAAATTCTTGTATATCATACAATTAAATTAATAATATTGTTGTGATAGAGATGTTAGTTTTATTAAGCAGAGTTAATAAGACCTCTTTGGTTATAGTACTGTTTGCCTTGTATTTTTTGTATCATACAATAACTGGGCAAAGAGGGATAATGTCGCTTGTGTCAATTAGCGACAATTTAGATGAACTAAAGCAGGAATTAGAACAAGTAAGATTTGAAAGGATAATGCTTGAACATAAGGTAAAACTTATGAATTCAGACTCGTTAGATCTTGACCTGGTAGAACAGCAGGCAAAGCAAATTCTAGGTGTTGCAGACCCTAGGGAGCATGTAATTATTGTAAAGTAAGTAGCTTCATATGAACAAATTTGGATTAGTCTTAACTTTAACTTTTTTATGTAATACAGTGGCTTATGCAAAGGAAAAATTACCTTTACCACGTTTTGCATCAATTAAATCTCATGAAGTTAATGTACGAACAGGTCCTAGCGTCAGATACCCTATAAAATGGATATTTACCGCACGAAACGAACCTGTAGAAATACTCGCAGAATTTGAGCAATGGCGAAAAATTAAAGACTTTGTCGGTGATGAAGGGTGGATACACGAATCTATGCTGTCTGGCAAACGTTTTGGTATAATTGCAGCTAAAGAAAAACAAATTTTATATAAAAATCAGGCAGATACCACACATCCACTTGTTGTAGTTGAGCCTGGAGTTAAAGCAAGAATTCAGGAATGTTCGCTTGACTGGTGCAGAGTCATAGTTAAAGACTACAAGGGCTGGATCAGAAAAGAAAAGCTTTACGGTGTTTATAAAAACGAGATTTATAAATAAAAACCAAATTGAATATTGTTCAATCTAACTTATCGTGCTAGTCTTCAAAATATTTTAATTTATGAAGATGAGGCTTAAACCTATGTCCAATGACAATCCTACAACGTCACAGCAAATTGAAGAACTACGCAATACCAGCTATACTACTATAAGAGCAACCGTTCCTGCTCTTGAAGAGGTTTTGTACAAGCCCTTCCCTCTTTTAGACCATGGTTTTATCAGAGTTATCGATTACATGGGTGATGATTCGGCAATTGTACAGGCGGCAAGGGTTTCATATGGAAAAGGCACAAAAAAAGTTAACGAAGATGCTGGGCTTATTAATTATTTAATGAGACACAAGCATACTACTCCCTTTGAAATGTGCGACATTAAGTTTCATATTAAAATGCCAATTTTTATTGCACGTCAGTGGATCAGACACCGTACAGCAAGTGTGAATGAATATTCTGCAAGGTATTCTATCTTATCTAAAGAATTCTATATTCCTACAGCAGATAATATGGCAAAGCAGTCTACAACCAACCGTCAGGGTCGTGAAGATTTACTTAGCCCTGATAAAGCTCATAAATTAATGAATTTACTACGTGATGATGCTGAAAGATGCTATCACAACTATGAAATTATGCTAAACCATGACGAACAAGGCAACGTAATAGATGAGAATGAAGATTCATTAGCAAGAGAACTAGCTAGAATGAATTTAACCCTCAACTATTATACAGAATGGTACTGGAAAATTAACCTTCATAACTTAATGCACTTTGTAAAACTCAGAGCCGATAGCCACGCTCAATATGAAATTAGAGTATAT
This DNA window, taken from Alphaproteobacteria bacterium 33-17, encodes the following:
- a CDS encoding FAD-dependent thymidylate synthase, translated to MSNDNPTTSQQIEELRNTSYTTIRATVPALEEVLYKPFPLLDHGFIRVIDYMGDDSAIVQAARVSYGKGTKKVNEDAGLINYLMRHKHTTPFEMCDIKFHIKMPIFIARQWIRHRTASVNEYSARYSILSKEFYIPTADNMAKQSTTNRQGREDLLSPDKAHKLMNLLRDDAERCYHNYEIMLNHDEQGNVIDENEDSLARELARMNLTLNYYTEWYWKINLHNLMHFVKLRADSHAQYEIRVYAEVMLDIIKRWVPNTYAALDEYIIGSCSLSRKGTEVVRKMIKGEKVTQETSNMSKREWNELMASLKIEEVDA